The following DNA comes from Massilia sp. KIM.
AGGCGCGCCGGGCAGCTGCGCGCCATGGCGCTGGCGAACAGGGCGCGCGCTCCCTCGCCATAGGCGATCCCGGCCAGGGTGGTGTCGCTGCGAAACAGCGCGGCCAGGTCGGCCCCGGCGCGCAGCACCGCCGGCGGCGCCGCCAGCCATAGCAGGGGCAGGGCGGCGCGCCGGCTGCCGGCCGGGGTGTGGGTCTCGATGTAGCGCGCCAGCTCGCGGTTGCGGGCCGCCAGCTCGTCCGCCAGGCGGGCCAGGGCGCCGTCCACATGGCGCGCGGCGACGATGCCCTGGGCCACGGCCGGGTCGTAGAGCAGGGTGGGGCGATCCGGCGGCAGCACCGCGCATACCTGCTGGGCCAGCTCGAGCGCCAGGTCGAAGGCGCGAACCAGGCCGGCCGCGCCGAACTGGCGGGTGTCGATCGCCCCGGCCAGCGGCTTGGCCTGGCCAGGAGGCAGGCGGGCCAGCAGCTCGGCGCGCTCGGCTTCGGCGATCGCCTGGCGGGTCTCCGCCTCCAGCAGGCGGGTCCGCGCTTCCCGCGTATCGGCCTGTTGCGCCGCCGCATGCGCAGCGATCGCGGACACCAGGATGGCAAAAAGAAAACGAAGCTGATAAGCCCGACAAGTTTTCGCCATTTTGTTTCTCTCCAATAGTCACGAAACGGCTTTCTTTCAAAAATTTGGATGAAAGAAAGTTGTAACAAATTGTCGAGAAATATTAGGAGAAGTTTCAGGCTCGTTGATTGAAACACCGCAATCTACCTAGAATCGCCCGATTGTTCCCAAACAATCAAGGGCTTGCGAGGGCTTGTGATATCGGCATCAGATTCTTGTGCGGCGCACGATTGCTCGTTGGCGAATTAGAAATGCGATAGAATTGACGAGTTAACAAAGTGGTTCTATGAGTATTATTTCCCTGCCATTATCCAGCCTTGAAATCGGCTTTGCTGCATCGTTGATTTGTTCGCTGCTGCTCGTCTTCACGACGCGCTGGCATGGACGCTATTCGCTCGACGCCACCCACGGCGTCCAGAAATTCCACATCACCCCGACCCCGCGCATCGGCGGCGCCGCCATCATGACCGGCCTGTGGCTGGCCCTGGGCGCCTTGCCGCAGCCGCAACAGGAGCTGCTGCTGCCGGTGCTGGTGGCCGCCTTGCCCGCTTTCGTGTTCGGCCTGGCCGAGGACCTGACCCGCAACGTCTCGGTGCGCGCGCGCCTGCTGGCCACCATGGCCAGCGGTGTGGTGTGCTGGTTCCTGACCGACGTCAGCCTGCAGTTCAGCGGCCTTGCCCCGCTCGACGAGCTGCTGGCCTGGCTGCCGTTCTCGATCGCCTTCACCGCCTTCGCGGTGGGCGGCGTGGCCAACGCGGTCAACATCATCGACGGTTTCAACGGCCTGGCCAGCGGCACGGTCCTGATCGGCATGGGCGCGCTCGGCATGATCGCCCTGGGCGCCGGCGACCTCCACCTGGCCCAGCTCTGCTTCGTGATCTGCGCCGTCACCGGCGGTTTCTTCCTGGTTAATTTCCCGTTTGGCAAGCTGTTCCTGGGCGACGGCGGGGCCTACCTGCTCGGTTTCCTGCTGGCCTGGATGTCGGTGATGCTGGTCTACCGCAACCCCTCGGTCTCGGCCTGGGCCCCGCTGCTGGCCTGCGGCTACCCGATCTTCGAGACCGTGTTCACCATCGTGCGCCGCCTGTGGTTCCGCCGCCATCCGGGCCATCCGGACAGCTGGCACCTGCACAGCCTGGTCAAGACGGCCATCACCGCGCGCTACCTGCGCATGCTGCCGGCGCCGCTGCGCAATGCCTGCGTCTCGCCCTTCTCGTGGTCGGTCGCCATCGTGCCGGCCCTGCTGGCGGTGCGCTTCTCGACCGTGCCGGAGACCCTGATGCAGGGCGCCCTGGCCAGTTTCGCCCTCTACCTGGCGGTCTACGGCCTGGTGGTCTCGGCCTGGCGCGCCCGCCGTCATCACCACGTGCGCCCGGCCGCCATGCCCCAGTCCCAGGCCCAGCCGCTGCCCGACATGGCGCTCGAGCCGCCGCCCACTTCCTTCGTCCGCCACCGCCTGTGACAGCCTGGGCCACCCGGCAATCGCGCCTGGCCCTGAATAAGACGTGGTTTCCGACCCTGTTCTCGGTATAGCCGTACGGCAATTCCGGCGATAATCTCGCCACGCGCAGAGTAAAGGCGCGGCGAGACAGGAAAGGCGGAGCGCAGGATGGCGGACGATAGCGACGCGGAACGGACAGAACCAGCGTCACCCAGGCGATTGGAAAAGGCGCGCGAAGAGGGCGACGTTCCCCGCTCGCGCGAAATCGCCACGTTTACCGTGTTGATCACCTCCGGCGCACTGCTGTGGGCCTTCGGCGGCGGCCTGGTCGGCCGCCTCGGCGCCATGCTGCAGTCCGGCCTCACCCTCGACCGTGAGCAGGTCTACAACCCCGACGTCCTGCTCGAGCGCATCTTCGACGACGTGCTGTCCGTGATGCTGGCCTGCCTGCCGATCGCCGCCGCCATCATGCTGGTGGCCCTGGTCTCGCCGCTCCTGATCGGCGGCTTCCTGTTCTCGTCCAAGGCCTTCATGCCCAATTTCATGAAGCTGAACCCGATCAAGGGTATCGGCAACATGTTCTCGACCAATGCCCTGATCGAACTGCTGAAGGCCATCGCCAAGACCGTGCTGGTCGGCGCCGTGGCCTGGGTGGTCATCATGGGCCAGAAGGAAGCCATGCTGGGCCTGGCGGTCGAGCCCCTGAACGCCGGCAGCGCCCACGCCGGCGCCATGATCGCCAAATCCTTCCTGTTCATCGTCGCCGCCCTCGGCGTGGTGGCCCTGATCGACGCGCCTTACCAGTTGTGGCATTACCACGACAAGCTCAAGATGACGCGCCAGGAAATGATCCAGGAGCACAAGGAATCGGACGGCAATCCCCAGATCAAGGGCAAGATTCGCCAGATGCAGCGCGAGATGGCGCGCGGCCGCATGATGCAGAATGTCCCGACTGCCGACGTGGTGGTCACCAACCCGACCCACTACGCGGTGGCGCTCAAGTACGCCGACGGCCAGAAGGGCGCGCCGCGCGTGGTGGCCAAGGGTGTGGACGATGTCGCGGCCAAGATCCGCGAGCTGGCCACCGAGAACAAGGTCGCGATGCTGGAAGCGCCGGCCCTGGCCCGTGCGCTCTACAAGCACACCGACATCGACGAAGAAATCCCCGAGAAGCTGTACTCGGCGGTGGCCGAAGTGCTGGCCTACGTCTACCAGCTGCGCGCCTACAAGAAAGGCGAGGGCCACTATCCGGACCGTCCGACCAAGCTCGCGGTGCCGGCCGACATGGACCCGCTGAACCCGGCCTTTAAGGGCCCGGGAGCGCGCCCGGATACGAATAATGGAGTGATGCAATGAACAGCTTGAAACTGCCTG
Coding sequences within:
- a CDS encoding glycosyltransferase, which translates into the protein MICSLLLVFTTRWHGRYSLDATHGVQKFHITPTPRIGGAAIMTGLWLALGALPQPQQELLLPVLVAALPAFVFGLAEDLTRNVSVRARLLATMASGVVCWFLTDVSLQFSGLAPLDELLAWLPFSIAFTAFAVGGVANAVNIIDGFNGLASGTVLIGMGALGMIALGAGDLHLAQLCFVICAVTGGFFLVNFPFGKLFLGDGGAYLLGFLLAWMSVMLVYRNPSVSAWAPLLACGYPIFETVFTIVRRLWFRRHPGHPDSWHLHSLVKTAITARYLRMLPAPLRNACVSPFSWSVAIVPALLAVRFSTVPETLMQGALASFALYLAVYGLVVSAWRARRHHHVRPAAMPQSQAQPLPDMALEPPPTSFVRHRL
- the flhB gene encoding flagellar biosynthesis protein FlhB, whose amino-acid sequence is MADDSDAERTEPASPRRLEKAREEGDVPRSREIATFTVLITSGALLWAFGGGLVGRLGAMLQSGLTLDREQVYNPDVLLERIFDDVLSVMLACLPIAAAIMLVALVSPLLIGGFLFSSKAFMPNFMKLNPIKGIGNMFSTNALIELLKAIAKTVLVGAVAWVVIMGQKEAMLGLAVEPLNAGSAHAGAMIAKSFLFIVAALGVVALIDAPYQLWHYHDKLKMTRQEMIQEHKESDGNPQIKGKIRQMQREMARGRMMQNVPTADVVVTNPTHYAVALKYADGQKGAPRVVAKGVDDVAAKIRELATENKVAMLEAPALARALYKHTDIDEEIPEKLYSAVAEVLAYVYQLRAYKKGEGHYPDRPTKLAVPADMDPLNPAFKGPGARPDTNNGVMQ